The following are encoded in a window of Chlorocebus sabaeus isolate Y175 chromosome 22, mChlSab1.0.hap1, whole genome shotgun sequence genomic DNA:
- the PTPN23 gene encoding tyrosine-protein phosphatase non-receptor type 23 isoform X1 → MEAVPRMPMIWLDLKEAGDFHFQPAVKKFVLKNYGENPEAYNEELKKLELLRQNAVRVPRDFEGCSVLRKYLGQLHYLQSRVPMGSGQEAAVPVTWTEIFSGKSVAHEDIKYEQACILYNLGALHSMLGAMDKRVSEEGMKVSCTHFQCAAGAFAYLREHFPQAYSVDMSRQILTLNVNLMLGQAQECLLEKSMLDNRKSFLVARISAQVVDYYKEACRALENPDTASLLGRIQKDWKKLVQMKIYYFAAVAHLHMGKQAEEQQKFGERVAYFQSALDKLNEAIKLAKGQPDTVQDALRFTMDVIGGKFNSAKKDNDFIYHEAVPALDTLQPVKGAPLVKPLPVNPTDPAVTGPDIFAKLVPMAAHEASSLYSEEKAKLLREMMAKIEDKNEVLDQFMDSMQLDPETVDNLDAYSHIPPQLMEKCAALSVRPDTVRNLVQSMQVLSGVFTDVEASLKDIRDLLEEDELLEQKFQEAVGQTGATSVPSKAELAEVRREWAKYMEVHEKASFTNSELHRAMNLHVGNLRLLSGPLDQVRAALPTPALTPEDKAVLQNLKRILAKVQEMRDQRVSLEQQLRELIQKDDITASLVTTDHSEMKKLFEEQLKKYDQLKVYLEQNLAAQDRVLRALTEANVQYAAVRRVLSDLDQKWNSTLQTLVASYEAYEDLMKKSQEGRDFYADLESKVAALLERTQSTCQAREAARQQLLDRELKKKPPPRPTAPKPLLPRREESEAMEAGDPPEELRSLPPDMVAGPRLPDTFLGTATPLHFPPSPFPSSTGPGPHYLSGPLPPGTYSGPTQLIQPRAPGPAAMPVAPGPALYPAPAYTPELGLVPRSSPQHGVVSSPYVGVGPAPPVAGVPSAPPPQFSGPELTMVVRPATTTVDSIQAPIPSHTAPRPNPTTAPPQPRFPVPPPQSLPTPYTYPVGTKQPVPAQHHFSPGIPAGFPAPRIGPQPQPHPSRAFGPQPPQQPLPLQHPHLFPPQAPGLLPPQSPYPYAPQPGVLGQPPTPLHTQLYPGPAQDPLPAHSGALPFPSPGPPQPPHPSLAYGPAPSTRPVGPQAAPLTIRGPLPAGQPTPSPHLVPSPAPSPGPGSVPPRPPAAEPPPCLRRGAAAADLLSSSPESQHGSTQPPGGGQPLLQPTKVDAAEGRRPQALRLIERDPYEHPERLRQLQQELEAFRGQLGDVGALDTVWRELQDAQEHDARGRSIAIARCYSLKNRHQDVMPYDSNRVVLRSGKDDYINASCVEGLSPYCPPLVATQAPLPGTAADFWLMVHEQKVSVIVMLVSEAEMEKQKVARYFPTERGQPMVHGALSLALSSVRSTETHVERVLSLQFRDQSLKRSLVHLHFPTWPELGLPDSPSNLLHFIQEVHAHYLHQRPLHTPIVVHCSSGVGRTGAFALLYAAVQEVEAGNGIPELPQLVRRMRQQRKHMLQEKLHLRFCYEAVVRHVEQVLQRHGVPPPCKPLASASITQKNHLPQDSQDLVLGGDVPISSIQATIAKLSIRPPGGLESPVASLPGPAEPPGLPPASLPESTPIPSSSPPPLSSPLPEAPQPKEEPPVPEAPSSGPPSSSLELLASLTPEAFSLDSSLRGKQRMSKQNFLQAHNGQGLRATQPSDDPLSLLDPLWTLNKT, encoded by the exons ttTGTCCTGAAGAATTATGGAGAGAACCCAGAAGCCTACAATGAAGAACTGAAGAAGCTGGAGTTGCTCAGACAG AATGCTGTCCGTGTCCCACGAGACTTTGAGGGCTGTAGTGTCCTCCGCAAGTACCTCGGCCAGCTTCATTACCTGCAGAGTCGGGTCCCCATGGGCTCGGGCCAGGAGGCCGCTGTCCCTGTCACCTG GACAGAGATCTTCTCAGGCAAGTCTGTGGCCCATGAGGACATCAAGTACGAGCAGGCCTGTATTCTCTACAACCTTG gagcactgcactccatgctgggGGCCATGGACAAGCGGGTTTCTGAGGAG GGCATGAAGGTCTCCTGTACCCACTTCCAGTGCGCAGCCGGCGCCTTCGCCTACCTGCGGGAGCACTTCCCTCAAGCCTACAGCGTCGACATGAGCCGCCAGATCCTTACTCTCAACGTCAACCTCATGCTG GGCCAGGCTCAGGAGTGCCTCCTGGAGAAGTCGATGTTGGACAACAGGAAGAGCTTTCTGGTGGCCCGCATCAGTGCACAG GTGGTAGATTACTACAAGGAAGCATGCCGGGCCTTGGAGAACCCCGACACTGCCTCACTGCTGGGCCGGATCCAGAAGGACTGGAAGAAGCTTGTGCAGATGAAGATCTACTACTTCGCAGCCGTGGCTCAT CTGCACATGGGAAAGCAGGCCGAGGAGCAGCAGAAGTTCGGGGAGCGG GTTGCGTACTTCCAGAGCGCCCTGGACAAGCTCAATGAAGCCATCAAGTTGGCCAAG GGCCAGCCTGACACAGTGCAAGACGCGCTTCGTTTCACTATGGATGTCATTGGGGGAAA GTTCAATTCTGCCAAGAAGGACAACGACTTCATCTACCATGAGGCTGTCCCAGCATTAGACACCCTTCAGCCTGTAAAAG GAGCCCCCTTGGTGAAGCCCTTGCCAGTGAACCCCACAGACCCAGCTGTTACAGGCCCTGACATCTTCGCCAAACTGGTACCCATGGCTGCCCATGAGGCCTCGTCACTCTACAG TGAGGAGAAGGCCAAGCTGCTCCGGGAGATGATGGCCAAGATTGAGGACAAGAATGAGGTCCTGGA CCAATTCATGGATTCAATGCAGTTGGATCCCGAGACCGTGGACAACCTTGATGCCTACAGCCACATCCCACCCCAGCTCATGGAGAAGTGTGCGGCCCTCAGCGTCCGGCCCGACACTGTCAGGAACCTTGTCCAGTCCATGCAAG TGCTGTCAGGTGTGTTCACGGATGTGGAGGCTTCCCTGAAGGACATCAGAGACCTGCTGGAGGAGGATGAGCTGCTAGAGCAGAAGTTTCAGGAGGCGGTGGGCCAGACGGGGGCCACCTCCGTCCCCTCCAAGGCTGAGCTGGCAGAGGTGAGGCGAGAATGGGCCAAGTACATGGAAGTCCACGAGAAGGCCTCCTTTACCAACAGTGAGCTGCACCGTGCCATGAACCTGCACGTCGGCAACCTGCGCCTGCTCAGTGGGCCACTTGACCAGGTCCGGGCTGCCCTGCCCACACCGGCCCTCACCCCAG AGGACAAGGCCGTGCTGCAGAACCTAAAGCGCATCCTGGCCAAGGTGCAGGAGATGCGGGACCAGCGTGTGTCCCTGGAGCAGCAGCTGCGTGAGCTTATCCAGAAAGATGACATCACTGCCTCACTGGTCACCACAGACCACTCAGAGATGAAG AAGCTGTTCGAGGAGCAGCTGAAAAAGTACGACCAGCTGAAGGTATACCTGGAGCAGAACCTGGCCGCCCAGGACCGTGTCCTCCGCGCACTGACAGAGGCCAACGTGCAGTATGCAGCCGTGCGGCGGGTACTCAGCGACCTGGACCAAAA GTGGAACTCCACGCTGCAGACCCTGGTGGCCTCGTATGAAGCCTATGAGGACCTGATGAAGAAGTCACAGGAGGGCAGGGACTTCTACGCAGACCTGGAGAGCAAGGTGGCTGCTCTGCTGGAGCGCACGCAGTCCACCTGCCAGGCCCGCGAGGCTGCCCGCCAGCAGCTCTTGGACAG GGAGCTGAAGAAGAAGCCGCCGCCACGGCCCACAGCCCCAAAGCCACTGCTACCCCGCAGGGAGGAGAGTGAGGCGATGGAAGCAGGAGACCCCCCCGAGGAGCTGCGCAGCCTTCCCCCTGACATGGTGGCTGGCCCACGACTGCCCGACACCTTCCTGGGAACTGCCACCCCGCTCCACTTTCctcccagccccttccccagCTCCACAGGCCCAGGACCCCACTATCTCTCAGGCCCCTTGCCCCCTGGTACCTACTCAGGCCCCACCCAGCTGATACAGCCCAGGGCCCCAGGGCCCGCTGCAATGCCTGTAGCACCTGGGCCTGCCCTCTACCCAGCCCCTGCCTACACACCGGAGCTGGGCCTTGTGCCCCGATCCTCCCCCCAGCATGGTGTGGTGAGCAGTCCTTATGTGGGGGTAGGGCCGGCCCCACCAGTTGCAGGTGTGCCCTCCGCCCCACCTCCTCAATTCTCAGGCCCCGAGCTGACCATGGTGGTTCGGCCAGCCACCACCACAGTAGATAGCATCCAGGCGCCCATCCCCAGCCACACAGCCCCACGGCCAAACCCCACGACTGCTCCTCCCCAGCCCCGCTTCCCGGTGCCCCCACCACAGTCACTGCCCACACCTTACACCTACCCCGTAGGGACCAAGCAACCCGTCCCAGCCCAGCACCACTTCTCTCCTGGGATCCCTGCAGGTTTTCCAGCCCCGAGGAttgggccccagccccagccccatcctTCACGAGCATTTGGGCCTCAACCCCCACAGCAGCCCCTTCCACTCCAGCATCCACACCTCTTCCCACCCCAGGCCCCAGGACTCCTACCCCCACAGTCCCCCTACCCCTATGCCCCTCAGCCTGGGGTTCTGGGGCAGCCGCCAACCCCCCTGCACACCCAGCTCTACCCAGGTCCTGCTCAAGACCCTCTGCCAGCCCACTCAGGGGCTCTGCCTTTCCCCAGCCCTgggccccctcagcctccccatcccTCCCTGGCATATGGTCCTGCCCCTTCTACCAGACCCGTGGGCCCCCAGGCAGCCCCTCTTACCATCCGAGGGCCCTTGCCTGCTGGCCAGCCCACCCCCAGTCCCCACCTGGTGCCTTCACCTGCTCCATCTCCAGGGCCCGGTTCTGTGCCCCCTCGGCCCCCAGCAGCAGAACCACCCCCTTGCCTGCGCCGAGGCGCTGCAGCTGCAGACCTGCTCTCCTCCAGCCCGGAGAGCCAGCATGGCAGCACTCAGCCTCCTGGGGGTGGGCAGCCCCTGCTGCAGCCCACCAAGGTGGACGCAGCTGAGGGCCGTCGGCCACAGGCCCTGCGGCTGATTGAGCGGGACCCGTATGAGCATCCTGAGAGGCTGCGGCAGTTGCAGCAGGAGCTGGAGGCCTTTCGGGGCCAGCTGGGGGATGTGGGGGCTCTGGACACTGTCTGGCGGGAACTGCAAGATGCGCAGGAACATGATGCCCGAGGCCGTTCCATCGCCATCGCCCGCTGCTACTCACTGAAGAACCGGCACCAGGATGTCATGCCGTACGACAGTAACCGTGTGGTACTGCGCTCAGGCAAGGATGACTACATCAATGCCAGCTGTGTGGAGGGGCTCTCCCCATACTGCCCGCCGCTAGTGGCCACCCAGGCCCCACTGCCCGGCACAGCTGCTGACTTCTGGCTCATGGTCCATGAGCAGAAAGTGTCAGTCATTGTCATGCTGGTttctgaggctgagatggagaaG CAAAAAGTGGCACGCTACTTCCCCACCGAGAGGGGCCAGCCCATGGTGCACGGTGCCCTGAGCCTGGCATTGAGCAGCGTCCGCAGTACTGAAACGCATGTGGAACGTGTGCTGAGCCTGCAGTTCCGAGACCAGAGCCTCAAGCGCTCTCTCGTGCACCTCCACTTCCCCACTTGGCCTGAGTT AGGCCTGCCCGACAGCCCCAGCAACTTGCTGCACTTCATCCAGGAGGTGCACGCACATTACCTGCATCAGCGGCCACTGCACACGCCCATCGTTGTGCACTGCAG CTCTGGTGTGGGCCGCACGGGAGCCTTTGCGCTGCTCTATGCAGCtgtgcaggaggtggaggctgggaaTGGAATCCCTGAGCTGCCTCAACTGGTGCGACGCATGCGGCAGCAGAGGAAGCACATGCTGCAGGAGAAG CTGCACCTCAGGTTCTGCTATGAGGCAGTGGTGAGACACGTGGAGCAGGTCCTGCAGCGCCATGGTGTGCCCCCTCCGTGCAAACCCTTGGCCAGTGCAAGCATCACCCAGAAG AACCACCTTCCTCAGGACTCCCAGGACCTGGTCCTCGGTGGGGATGTGCCCATCAGCTCCATCCAGGCCACCATTGCCAAGCTCAGCATCCGGCCTCCTGGGGGATTGGAGTCCCCAGTTGCCAGCTTGCCAGGCCCTGCAGAGCCCCCAGGCCTCCCGCCAGCCAGCCTCCCAGAGTCTACCCCAATCCCATCTTCCTCCCCGCCCCCACTTTCCTCCCCGCTGCCTGAGGCTCCCCAGCCTAAGGAGGAGCCGCCAGTGCCTGAAGCCCCCAGCTCGGggcccccctcctcctccctggagCTGCTGGCCTCCTTGACCCCAGAGGCCTTCTCCCTGGACAGCTCCCTGCGGGGCAAGCAGCGGATGAGCAAGCAGAACTTTCTGCAGGCCCATAACGGGCAAGGGCTACGGGCTACCCAGCCCTCTGACGACCCCCTCAGCCTTCTGGATCCACTCTGGACACTCAACAAGACCTGA
- the PTPN23 gene encoding tyrosine-protein phosphatase non-receptor type 23 isoform X3 produces the protein MLGAMDKRVSEEGMKVSCTHFQCAAGAFAYLREHFPQAYSVDMSRQILTLNVNLMLGQAQECLLEKSMLDNRKSFLVARISAQVVDYYKEACRALENPDTASLLGRIQKDWKKLVQMKIYYFAAVAHLHMGKQAEEQQKFGERVAYFQSALDKLNEAIKLAKGQPDTVQDALRFTMDVIGGKFNSAKKDNDFIYHEAVPALDTLQPVKGAPLVKPLPVNPTDPAVTGPDIFAKLVPMAAHEASSLYSEEKAKLLREMMAKIEDKNEVLDQFMDSMQLDPETVDNLDAYSHIPPQLMEKCAALSVRPDTVRNLVQSMQVLSGVFTDVEASLKDIRDLLEEDELLEQKFQEAVGQTGATSVPSKAELAEVRREWAKYMEVHEKASFTNSELHRAMNLHVGNLRLLSGPLDQVRAALPTPALTPEDKAVLQNLKRILAKVQEMRDQRVSLEQQLRELIQKDDITASLVTTDHSEMKKLFEEQLKKYDQLKVYLEQNLAAQDRVLRALTEANVQYAAVRRVLSDLDQKWNSTLQTLVASYEAYEDLMKKSQEGRDFYADLESKVAALLERTQSTCQAREAARQQLLDRELKKKPPPRPTAPKPLLPRREESEAMEAGDPPEELRSLPPDMVAGPRLPDTFLGTATPLHFPPSPFPSSTGPGPHYLSGPLPPGTYSGPTQLIQPRAPGPAAMPVAPGPALYPAPAYTPELGLVPRSSPQHGVVSSPYVGVGPAPPVAGVPSAPPPQFSGPELTMVVRPATTTVDSIQAPIPSHTAPRPNPTTAPPQPRFPVPPPQSLPTPYTYPVGTKQPVPAQHHFSPGIPAGFPAPRIGPQPQPHPSRAFGPQPPQQPLPLQHPHLFPPQAPGLLPPQSPYPYAPQPGVLGQPPTPLHTQLYPGPAQDPLPAHSGALPFPSPGPPQPPHPSLAYGPAPSTRPVGPQAAPLTIRGPLPAGQPTPSPHLVPSPAPSPGPGSVPPRPPAAEPPPCLRRGAAAADLLSSSPESQHGSTQPPGGGQPLLQPTKVDAAEGRRPQALRLIERDPYEHPERLRQLQQELEAFRGQLGDVGALDTVWRELQDAQEHDARGRSIAIARCYSLKNRHQDVMPYDSNRVVLRSGKDDYINASCVEGLSPYCPPLVATQAPLPGTAADFWLMVHEQKVSVIVMLVSEAEMEKQKVARYFPTERGQPMVHGALSLALSSVRSTETHVERVLSLQFRDQSLKRSLVHLHFPTWPELGLPDSPSNLLHFIQEVHAHYLHQRPLHTPIVVHCSSGVGRTGAFALLYAAVQEVEAGNGIPELPQLVRRMRQQRKHMLQEKLHLRFCYEAVVRHVEQVLQRHGVPPPCKPLASASITQKNHLPQDSQDLVLGGDVPISSIQATIAKLSIRPPGGLESPVASLPGPAEPPGLPPASLPESTPIPSSSPPPLSSPLPEAPQPKEEPPVPEAPSSGPPSSSLELLASLTPEAFSLDSSLRGKQRMSKQNFLQAHNGQGLRATQPSDDPLSLLDPLWTLNKT, from the exons atgctgggGGCCATGGACAAGCGGGTTTCTGAGGAG GGCATGAAGGTCTCCTGTACCCACTTCCAGTGCGCAGCCGGCGCCTTCGCCTACCTGCGGGAGCACTTCCCTCAAGCCTACAGCGTCGACATGAGCCGCCAGATCCTTACTCTCAACGTCAACCTCATGCTG GGCCAGGCTCAGGAGTGCCTCCTGGAGAAGTCGATGTTGGACAACAGGAAGAGCTTTCTGGTGGCCCGCATCAGTGCACAG GTGGTAGATTACTACAAGGAAGCATGCCGGGCCTTGGAGAACCCCGACACTGCCTCACTGCTGGGCCGGATCCAGAAGGACTGGAAGAAGCTTGTGCAGATGAAGATCTACTACTTCGCAGCCGTGGCTCAT CTGCACATGGGAAAGCAGGCCGAGGAGCAGCAGAAGTTCGGGGAGCGG GTTGCGTACTTCCAGAGCGCCCTGGACAAGCTCAATGAAGCCATCAAGTTGGCCAAG GGCCAGCCTGACACAGTGCAAGACGCGCTTCGTTTCACTATGGATGTCATTGGGGGAAA GTTCAATTCTGCCAAGAAGGACAACGACTTCATCTACCATGAGGCTGTCCCAGCATTAGACACCCTTCAGCCTGTAAAAG GAGCCCCCTTGGTGAAGCCCTTGCCAGTGAACCCCACAGACCCAGCTGTTACAGGCCCTGACATCTTCGCCAAACTGGTACCCATGGCTGCCCATGAGGCCTCGTCACTCTACAG TGAGGAGAAGGCCAAGCTGCTCCGGGAGATGATGGCCAAGATTGAGGACAAGAATGAGGTCCTGGA CCAATTCATGGATTCAATGCAGTTGGATCCCGAGACCGTGGACAACCTTGATGCCTACAGCCACATCCCACCCCAGCTCATGGAGAAGTGTGCGGCCCTCAGCGTCCGGCCCGACACTGTCAGGAACCTTGTCCAGTCCATGCAAG TGCTGTCAGGTGTGTTCACGGATGTGGAGGCTTCCCTGAAGGACATCAGAGACCTGCTGGAGGAGGATGAGCTGCTAGAGCAGAAGTTTCAGGAGGCGGTGGGCCAGACGGGGGCCACCTCCGTCCCCTCCAAGGCTGAGCTGGCAGAGGTGAGGCGAGAATGGGCCAAGTACATGGAAGTCCACGAGAAGGCCTCCTTTACCAACAGTGAGCTGCACCGTGCCATGAACCTGCACGTCGGCAACCTGCGCCTGCTCAGTGGGCCACTTGACCAGGTCCGGGCTGCCCTGCCCACACCGGCCCTCACCCCAG AGGACAAGGCCGTGCTGCAGAACCTAAAGCGCATCCTGGCCAAGGTGCAGGAGATGCGGGACCAGCGTGTGTCCCTGGAGCAGCAGCTGCGTGAGCTTATCCAGAAAGATGACATCACTGCCTCACTGGTCACCACAGACCACTCAGAGATGAAG AAGCTGTTCGAGGAGCAGCTGAAAAAGTACGACCAGCTGAAGGTATACCTGGAGCAGAACCTGGCCGCCCAGGACCGTGTCCTCCGCGCACTGACAGAGGCCAACGTGCAGTATGCAGCCGTGCGGCGGGTACTCAGCGACCTGGACCAAAA GTGGAACTCCACGCTGCAGACCCTGGTGGCCTCGTATGAAGCCTATGAGGACCTGATGAAGAAGTCACAGGAGGGCAGGGACTTCTACGCAGACCTGGAGAGCAAGGTGGCTGCTCTGCTGGAGCGCACGCAGTCCACCTGCCAGGCCCGCGAGGCTGCCCGCCAGCAGCTCTTGGACAG GGAGCTGAAGAAGAAGCCGCCGCCACGGCCCACAGCCCCAAAGCCACTGCTACCCCGCAGGGAGGAGAGTGAGGCGATGGAAGCAGGAGACCCCCCCGAGGAGCTGCGCAGCCTTCCCCCTGACATGGTGGCTGGCCCACGACTGCCCGACACCTTCCTGGGAACTGCCACCCCGCTCCACTTTCctcccagccccttccccagCTCCACAGGCCCAGGACCCCACTATCTCTCAGGCCCCTTGCCCCCTGGTACCTACTCAGGCCCCACCCAGCTGATACAGCCCAGGGCCCCAGGGCCCGCTGCAATGCCTGTAGCACCTGGGCCTGCCCTCTACCCAGCCCCTGCCTACACACCGGAGCTGGGCCTTGTGCCCCGATCCTCCCCCCAGCATGGTGTGGTGAGCAGTCCTTATGTGGGGGTAGGGCCGGCCCCACCAGTTGCAGGTGTGCCCTCCGCCCCACCTCCTCAATTCTCAGGCCCCGAGCTGACCATGGTGGTTCGGCCAGCCACCACCACAGTAGATAGCATCCAGGCGCCCATCCCCAGCCACACAGCCCCACGGCCAAACCCCACGACTGCTCCTCCCCAGCCCCGCTTCCCGGTGCCCCCACCACAGTCACTGCCCACACCTTACACCTACCCCGTAGGGACCAAGCAACCCGTCCCAGCCCAGCACCACTTCTCTCCTGGGATCCCTGCAGGTTTTCCAGCCCCGAGGAttgggccccagccccagccccatcctTCACGAGCATTTGGGCCTCAACCCCCACAGCAGCCCCTTCCACTCCAGCATCCACACCTCTTCCCACCCCAGGCCCCAGGACTCCTACCCCCACAGTCCCCCTACCCCTATGCCCCTCAGCCTGGGGTTCTGGGGCAGCCGCCAACCCCCCTGCACACCCAGCTCTACCCAGGTCCTGCTCAAGACCCTCTGCCAGCCCACTCAGGGGCTCTGCCTTTCCCCAGCCCTgggccccctcagcctccccatcccTCCCTGGCATATGGTCCTGCCCCTTCTACCAGACCCGTGGGCCCCCAGGCAGCCCCTCTTACCATCCGAGGGCCCTTGCCTGCTGGCCAGCCCACCCCCAGTCCCCACCTGGTGCCTTCACCTGCTCCATCTCCAGGGCCCGGTTCTGTGCCCCCTCGGCCCCCAGCAGCAGAACCACCCCCTTGCCTGCGCCGAGGCGCTGCAGCTGCAGACCTGCTCTCCTCCAGCCCGGAGAGCCAGCATGGCAGCACTCAGCCTCCTGGGGGTGGGCAGCCCCTGCTGCAGCCCACCAAGGTGGACGCAGCTGAGGGCCGTCGGCCACAGGCCCTGCGGCTGATTGAGCGGGACCCGTATGAGCATCCTGAGAGGCTGCGGCAGTTGCAGCAGGAGCTGGAGGCCTTTCGGGGCCAGCTGGGGGATGTGGGGGCTCTGGACACTGTCTGGCGGGAACTGCAAGATGCGCAGGAACATGATGCCCGAGGCCGTTCCATCGCCATCGCCCGCTGCTACTCACTGAAGAACCGGCACCAGGATGTCATGCCGTACGACAGTAACCGTGTGGTACTGCGCTCAGGCAAGGATGACTACATCAATGCCAGCTGTGTGGAGGGGCTCTCCCCATACTGCCCGCCGCTAGTGGCCACCCAGGCCCCACTGCCCGGCACAGCTGCTGACTTCTGGCTCATGGTCCATGAGCAGAAAGTGTCAGTCATTGTCATGCTGGTttctgaggctgagatggagaaG CAAAAAGTGGCACGCTACTTCCCCACCGAGAGGGGCCAGCCCATGGTGCACGGTGCCCTGAGCCTGGCATTGAGCAGCGTCCGCAGTACTGAAACGCATGTGGAACGTGTGCTGAGCCTGCAGTTCCGAGACCAGAGCCTCAAGCGCTCTCTCGTGCACCTCCACTTCCCCACTTGGCCTGAGTT AGGCCTGCCCGACAGCCCCAGCAACTTGCTGCACTTCATCCAGGAGGTGCACGCACATTACCTGCATCAGCGGCCACTGCACACGCCCATCGTTGTGCACTGCAG CTCTGGTGTGGGCCGCACGGGAGCCTTTGCGCTGCTCTATGCAGCtgtgcaggaggtggaggctgggaaTGGAATCCCTGAGCTGCCTCAACTGGTGCGACGCATGCGGCAGCAGAGGAAGCACATGCTGCAGGAGAAG CTGCACCTCAGGTTCTGCTATGAGGCAGTGGTGAGACACGTGGAGCAGGTCCTGCAGCGCCATGGTGTGCCCCCTCCGTGCAAACCCTTGGCCAGTGCAAGCATCACCCAGAAG AACCACCTTCCTCAGGACTCCCAGGACCTGGTCCTCGGTGGGGATGTGCCCATCAGCTCCATCCAGGCCACCATTGCCAAGCTCAGCATCCGGCCTCCTGGGGGATTGGAGTCCCCAGTTGCCAGCTTGCCAGGCCCTGCAGAGCCCCCAGGCCTCCCGCCAGCCAGCCTCCCAGAGTCTACCCCAATCCCATCTTCCTCCCCGCCCCCACTTTCCTCCCCGCTGCCTGAGGCTCCCCAGCCTAAGGAGGAGCCGCCAGTGCCTGAAGCCCCCAGCTCGGggcccccctcctcctccctggagCTGCTGGCCTCCTTGACCCCAGAGGCCTTCTCCCTGGACAGCTCCCTGCGGGGCAAGCAGCGGATGAGCAAGCAGAACTTTCTGCAGGCCCATAACGGGCAAGGGCTACGGGCTACCCAGCCCTCTGACGACCCCCTCAGCCTTCTGGATCCACTCTGGACACTCAACAAGACCTGA